In Meleagris gallopavo isolate NT-WF06-2002-E0010 breed Aviagen turkey brand Nicholas breeding stock chromosome 5, Turkey_5.1, whole genome shotgun sequence, a single window of DNA contains:
- the LOC100543305 gene encoding mitotic checkpoint serine/threonine-protein kinase BUB1 beta-like, translating to PIWVYYSILRILLHGLSLHHCRIKNIVLFLQPTEVTKPSPSLGLQEHTLSSVTELGMKQPHLQSECCLSEDIQPHKPSCSEEVIKSLDSCPDMEGGSVFSDSEDEQEDWKDKANLGKNDAVFLPPPDPAMFFSIFDESSTSANQNISRSTDRAQKTARRPLAVRKPSDSITAKENIPPEACDELHGIEPLAEDAIVTGSYKHKSLCANPEDTCDFVRAAHLASTPFHGVVAQRIPAPAYSQSVLKEDCPEPKSAPLNEKTPVCEGTYSEALCVNKLSPIMEASLEDTRLSGSSVSSGSSLSSVTQISTIKYLHIPENLELAHSLPAELIADSGGDGTTQFLWNAEQRKKLLDPMPESLTASPHFHLETGSLPVIEFEKDIELGNETYCIKREYWTNEEYKMLFAIPVNFLQLDAKGFAIKVYSQPVPWDFYIMLQLQERLNADFDQSFSENCSCFLYQDGCAILHRNINRFTLGDVIFGCKSIKEEVILLVVYNLLGVVEKLHKAEIVHGDLRPEIFFLGDRICDPFANNEMTRALKIVDFSHSLDLRLQSRVSLLSSFPISQTSHGQKLLAKSCLPYQADLVGVADIAHLMLFGEHVQVYQENSIWKISQNVSK from the exons CCCATCTGGGTTTATTATAGCATTCTTAGAATATTGTTGCATGGTTTATCATTACATCATTGTAGAATCAAAAATATAGTTTTGTTTCTACAGCCAACAGAGGTAACAAAGCCTTCACCATCTTTGGGACTGCAAGAACATACTTTATCCAGTGTGACAGAACTTGGGATGAAACAGCCTCACTTGCAAAG TGAATGCTGCCTCTCAGAAGATATTCAGCCGCATAAACCGTCTTGTTCTGAGG AAGTTATCAAGTCTCTTGATTCGTGCCCAGATATGGAAGGAGGAAGTGTATTTTCTGACTCTGAGGATGAACAGGAAGATTGGAAAGATAAAGCCAACCTTGGAAAAAACG atgCAGTGTTCCTTCCCCCACCAGATCCTGCTATGTTTTTCTCTATATTTGATGAATCATCTACTTCAGCAAACCAAAATATAAG TCGTTCTACAGATCGTGCCCAGAAAACTGCTCGGCGCCCTCTTGCTGTTCGCAAACCTTCAGATTCTATCACTGCGAAAGAAAACATACCACCAGAAGCCTGT GATGAGCTGCATGGAATTGAGCCTTTGGCTGAAGATGCAATTGTGACAGGCTCCTACAAGCACAAAAGCCTTTGTGCCAACCCAGAAGACACGTGTGACTTTGTTAGGGCTGCCCATCTGGCCTCAACTCCCTTTCATGGGGTGGTAGCTCAGAGAATCCCAGCTCCTGCTTATTCACAGAGTGTTCTAAAGGAAGACTGTCCAGAACCCAAGAGTGCACCTCTGAATGAGAAAACACCAGTTTGTGAGGGAACATACAGTGAAGCTCTCTGTGTAAATAAATTGAG CCCAATAATGGAAGCAAGCCTGGAGGATACTCGTTTGTCAGGTTCTTCCGTCTCTTCAGgatcttctctttcctctgttACACAAATATCCACAATTAAATACCTGCACATCCCTGAGAATCTGGAACTTGCTCATAGCTTGCCTGCTGAACTAATTGCTGATTCTGGAG GTGATGGTACAACTCAGTTCTTGTGGAATGCTGAACAGCGTAAAAAGCTTCTAGATCCCATGCCAGAGTCATTGACTGCTTCTCCACATTTTCATTTGGAGACTGGTTCTCTGCCTGTCATTGAGTTTGAGAAAGACATTGAGCTAG GAAATGAAACTTACTGTATCAAACGGGAATATTGGACCAATGAAGaatacaaaatgctttttgcCATTCCAGTTAACTTTCTTCAATTAGATGCAAAGGGATTTGCAATAAAG GTGTATTCTCAGCCTGTTCCTTGGGATTTTTATATCATGCTTCAACTACAGGAGCGTTTGAATGCTGACTTTGACCAAAGCTTCAGTGAAAACTGTAGCTGTTTCTTGTACCAAGATGGCTGTGCTATTTTGCACAGGAATATAAATCGCTTCACGCTTGGG GATGTTATTTTTGGCTGCAAGTCCATTAAAGAGGAAGTTATTCTACTAGTTGTTTATAATCTTCTGGGTGTGGTAGAGAAGCTCCACAAAGCAGAGATTGTCCATGGAGATCTGAGGCCAGAAATATTCTTTCTGGGAGACAG gATCTGCGATCCATTTGCTAATAATGAGATGACAAGAGCTCTGAAGATAGTGGATTTCTCTCACAGTTTGGATTTAAGATTGCAGTCTCGAGTAAGCTTACTCAGCAGCTTTCCAATATCTCAGACCTCTCATGGACAGAAGCTTCTGGCAAAAAGTTGCCTTCCTTATCAG GCAGACTTGGTTGGCGTTGCAGATATAGCCCATTTGATGCTGTTTGGTGAGCATGTCCAGGTCTATCAGGAGAACTCCATTTGGAAAATCAGCCAAAATGTATCCAAGTAa
- the LOC104910956 gene encoding mitotic checkpoint serine/threonine-protein kinase BUB1 beta-like: MTPCKIEPSINHVLSARKPEKEEDPLRRVQNHHQDTQEKKEVVMYCKDKVYAGVEEFSFEEIRAEAYRKKAKQKAEEEIQTIAQKKEEIRKKIEELERKLKEKENHKQQQLHEQVLSSSFSCISTNTVSKYQRSSIFFFLG, encoded by the exons AT gacTCCCTGCAAGATTGAACCCAGCATAAACCATGTTTTAAGTGCTCGCAAGCCTGAGAAGGAAGAGGATCCTCTACGACGGGTGCAGAATCACCATCAGGATACccaggagaagaaagaggtaGTGATGTATTGTAAAGACAAAGTTTATGCTGGAGTGGAAGAATTCTCTTTTGAAGAGATTCGAGCTGAAgcctacagaaaaaaagcaaaacagaaagctgaag AGGAGATACAGACCATAgcacagaaaaaggaagaaatacgAAAGAAAATTGAGGAACTGGAGAGGAaattaaaggagaaagaaaaccacaaacaGCAACAATTACATGAGCAGGTATTGTCCTCCTCATTTAGCTGCATTTCTACAAATACTGTTTCAAAATACCAGAGGagcagtatatttttttttcttggttaa
- the LOC104910954 gene encoding mitotic checkpoint serine/threonine-protein kinase BUB1 beta-like, with protein sequence MSQNGDDEWELSKENVQPLRQGRVMTTLQEALAQQDTSRHTAAQIRKQEFESEIRFYSGDDPLDVWDRYIKWTEQTFPQGGKESNLSAVLERAVKALNKQQRYYQDPRYLSLWLKFGNCCNEPLDLYSYLHSQEIGTTLAQLYITWAEELEARGSFKKADTIFQEGLNRRAEPLDKLQSHHRQFQTRVSRQTLLGLEEAADEKDTGLLGTEEPQRSTLADLKGRGKKKVRAPISRVGDALKATNQNRSFQTPQQLSNNVGFAVFDENSASASGPEIPILTPQHWTEPPAPRAKENEISAGPWNSGRVRRLKIEPGKKRKMYVSQCLYPIPETKIVFFHTSLGFISTGSCRTF encoded by the exons ATGTCACAGAACGGCGACGATGAGTGGGAGCTGAGCAAGGAGAACGTGCAGCCGCTGCGGCAGGGCCGGGTCATGACCACGCTGCAAGAGGCCCTGGCTCAGCAGGACACCTCCAgacacactgctgctcagatCAGAAAACA agaatTTGAATCAGAAATCAGATTTTACTCTGGAGATGATCCACTGGATGTCTGGGACAG GTACATCAAGTGGACTGAGCAAACCTTCCCCCAGGGTGGAAAGGAGAGCAATCTCTCTGCAGTATTGGAAAGGGCGGTGAAAGCTCTCAACAAGCAGCAGAGATACTACCAAGATCCTCGCTATCTAAGTCTCTGGCTCAAATTT GGAAATTGCTGTAATGAACCCTTGGATCTGTACAGTTATCTGCATAGTCAGGAAATTGGTACAACATTGGCACAACTTTATATTACATGGGCAGAAGAACTTGAGGCTAGAGGAAGTTTTAAGAAAGCAGATACAATCTTCCAGGAAGGCCTTAATCGCAGGGCAGAGCCTTTGGATAAACTCCAGTCTCATCACAG GCAGTTTCAGACCCGTGTTTCTCGGCAAACACTACTGGGGCTTGAGGAAGCTGCTGATGAAAAAGATACGGGTCTTCTGGGAACTGAAGAACCTCAGAGGAGCACACTGGCAGATCTAAAAGgcagggggaagaaaaaagtgagagCTCCAATTAGTCGTGTAGGAGATGCACTTAAAG ccacaaaccaaaacagaagtTTCCAGACTCCTCAGCAGCTTTCAAATAATGTGGGTTTTGCTGTGTTTGATGAAAATTCTGCTTCAGCTTCTGGACCTGAGATTCCCATACTTACTCCACAGCATTGGACAGAACCGCCAGCTCCAAGGGCCAAGGAGAATGAAATAAGCGCAGGGCCTTGGAACTCTGGGAGGGTAAGGAGACTCAAAATAGAGCCTGGCAAAAAGAGGAAGATGTATGTAAGCCAATGTCTTTATCCAATCCCTGAGACAAAGATTGTGTTCTTTCACACTTCACTGGGATTTATTTCTACAGGCAGCTGTAGAACTTTCTAA
- the CDHR5 gene encoding cadherin-related family member 5: MGVSHWLLASVLFLPLSVTAQGCSVSNSNPSVPENNNPGYVVTTISVEPGFTVIIDPSSPDGNYFTIQGSELQLNRSVDYETDTVLLVTLTCEKSAVESYSLPIIVTIINLNDNSPVFKETSLTRVIAEDTKVNATIVAREDVSASDADLDIIYYKLDSTVQNTSDYFAIKGVNNPEIYLLKALNYDKFNFTTLLLYAMDNTEGMNVIIHTATATVNIIIEQADTRPPWFLPCTFIDTDRSICISSTYTGRVNMSEMSTEPLTLEPGPIYAIDPDYILNEKIVYSIVGGNADNVFSVDADTGNLTMNRVAASPNSYLLQVMATQVNNKQKYSIANVEIQVINKSDHAPYFESRIYAGTVSVGLDPRSFVFQAGDSSSPLMIAALDDDFPNKLNPNIEYYIRNNTNFIATKDGLILTNVMLHSPETAIMEAVAKDTVSLQEGSTVVTVEITAAKAETSTSDKIYTAQDMGILGGILAALLLIALVFLGVMIYKQYGKTVKFLINKKFSKDFPGSYDNQAYRQDEHPDLSANKQESTEYVNVTKIQQPSLFLTPSSEQEIHGLPQTSPASTIISDQKVEEEEEEEEEKVEEDTKHEKEVKSILKTDRNEGDPGYKAVWFKTDVDPSGENVEVINDNADYDDDSDQDLRENEKEEEDYKDDHHRDPGMFLASDSSSFQAAVNMSTRDDSDA; this comes from the exons ATGGGTGTTTCTCACTGGCTCTTGGCCTCTGTGCTCTTTCTGCCGCTCTCCGTAACAGCACAAG gatgTTCTGTCTCCAATAGCAATCCAAGTGTTCCTGAAAATAACAATCCTGGATATGTTGTGACCACTATCTCTGTGGAACCTGGTTTCACTGTAATTATTGATCCTAGCTCTCCAGATGGCAATTATTTTACCATCCAGGGGTCCGAGCTGCAACTAAACAGAAGCGTGGATTATGAG ACTGACACTGTGCTGTTAGTGACCCTGACTTGTGAGAAAAGTGCTGTGGAG AGTTACAGCTTGCCAATTATTGTGACCATTATCAATCTGAATGATAACAGCCCAGTGTTTAAGGAAACCAGCCTCACCAGAGTTATAGCTGAG GACACAAAAGTGAATGCAACCATTGTAGCCCGTGAAGATGTAAGTGCTAGTGATGCTGACTTGGACATAATCTACTATAAACTCGATTCGACAGTGCAG AACACCAGCGATTATTTTGCCATAAAAGGAGTCAATAACCCTGAAATCTATTTACTAAAAGCGTTGAATTATGACAAATTTAACTTCACAACATTGCTCTTGTATGCAATG GACAATACTGAGGGCATGAACGTAATCATTCATACAGCTACCGCAACAGTAAACATAATTATTGAGCAAGCTGACACCAGACCTCCCTGGTTCCTACCCTGCACTTTCATTGACACGGACAGAAGCATTTGCATCAGCAGCACCTATACTGGGAGAGTAAATATGTCCGAGATGTCG ACTGAACCACTCACCTTGGAGCCAGGACCCATCTATGCTATCGATCCTGactacattttaaatgaaaaaattgtGTACAGTATTGTTGGTG gGAATGCAGATAATGTATTCTCAGTGGATGCAGACACGGGAAATCTAACTATGAACAGAGTAGCAGCTTCTCCAAATTCATACCTATTACAGGTGATG GCCACTCAAGtcaacaacaaacagaaatactcCATAGCCAATGTAGAAATTCAGGTCATCAATAAAAGTGACCATGCACCATACTTCGAGTCCAGAATCTATGCAGGGACAGTGTCTGTTGGTCTGGACCCAAGAAGCTTTGTCTTCCAAGCTGGTGATTCTTCAAGCCCCCTGATGATAGCAGCACTGGATGATGATTTCCCTAAt AAACTCAACCCAAACATTGAGTACTACATAAGGAACAACACCAATTTCATCGCAACCAAAGATGGACTTATCCTGACGAATGTGATGCTGCACTCACCGGAGACTGCAATCATGGAG GCTGTCGCAAAAGATACAGTGAGTCTACAGGAGGGGAGCACTGTAGTAACAGTGGAGATCACCGCTGCCAAAG ctgAAACCTCCACCTCTGATAAAATATATACTGCACAGGATATGGGTATCTTAGGTGGTATCTTAGCTGCCTTGCTATTAATTGCCTTAGTCTTCCTTGGAGTGATGATATATAAACAATATGGAAAGACAGTCAAGTTCCTGATTAATAAAAAA TTCTCCAAGGATTTCCCTGGAAGCTACGACAATCAAGCTTACAGGCAAGACGAACATCCAGATCTGAGTGCCAACAAGCAGGAAAGCACAGAATATGTCAATGTAACCAAGATACAGCAGCCATCACTTTTCTTGACACCTTCTAGCGAACAAGAAATTCATGGACTTCCACAGACTTCCCCAGCTTCCACCATCATTTCTGACCAGAAAgtggaagaagaagaggaagaagaagaggaaaaggtgGAAGAAGACACTAAGCATGAAAAGGAAGTGAAATCTATCCTCAAAACAGACAGGAATGAGGGGGACCCAGGATACAAAGCTGTGTGGTTTAAGACCGATGTGGATCcaagtggagaaaatgttgaAGTGATTAATGACAATGCAGATTATGACGATGACAGTGACCAAGATCTGCGGGAGaatgagaaggaggaagaagattACAAGGATGACCACCACAGAGATCCGGGAATGTTCCTTGCCTCAGACAGCTCATCATTCCAAGCTGCAGTTAACATGTCTACCAGAGATGACAGTGATGCATAA